The Puntigrus tetrazona isolate hp1 unplaced genomic scaffold, ASM1883169v1 S000000148, whole genome shotgun sequence region GCATCCTGTGGAATCATTTATGGTTGACGCGCTCGGAATGAACTCGCATAACGCCATTAATAGACCCCTTGGGGCCACCACATATTTCAATTGCGAGTAACAACGCTAATCTTTGACATGACGTTACCCAAAACAAAGTAGCCAGTAAGCATTATGTGTGGTGAAATAATACTTCAAATTATACTTGTAAAGCACGTGATTTGaacaaaacagtgtttttacttttaacgCGTTGAATAAATTGGCGCGACTATAATTTCACGTTCGGAATAACTATCTGATTCGGACCGTACATCGATTCGAGCTAATATCATTATTGACTTATAAAGGTAAACATATcaaccaaaaaaatctaaatatgacaaatgtataaataaacctATAGCTACGACCGGATCTATGAAGCTTCTTTATAAGGTGGAACGTGTTATTAGAACATTTTATAGCCTAGATAAATAGTAGTTATggtttcattaatattaaagtattaaatttaTGCAAACGCAAAAAGGAAACGTGGAAAGCAGAGGGAGCAAGAGAAATATAGAGGAGggaaacagtaaaaatgtgttcaGCGAGAGGGGAAAATTCAtttaagacagaaaaaaagaaagttagaCAGGGTGGTGCTTAGCTCGGATGGAAAACGCGCCAACAACATTCCTCGCATAGCTTCGGAACAGTTCAGCGATGGTGACGTCAGGGCCCCACTACAGTATAAAAGAGGAGCCGAGCGCGTCTTGACTCTCAGAGCGCTGCGCCTTCAGACGCACGAAAACAAAGCGAGAACGCGACGCATCTGCGGGAGTCAGCGCAACGCGCAAGCGAGGACATAAACCGAGGAATTGTTTGATTCAACAATCTACAGTACGCCGAGAAGCGAAGATGTTTGCTTGTGCTGTTTTCCTTGTCCTTATTGCACACTTTAATGTGGTAAGTTACTTGTATTACTCGTATGCTTTTTATAGAAGTTGCGTGTGATGACTTAGAACTTACTCGAAGAAACAAACCACAGTATATTCATGGAATTATTGATAATTTAGGGAATGTTTACACTGGAGGGTTAGTTTTTGAGCGCAAACGTTTCATTAGTTTGAAGGCTGTATTGTATGTTACACAATATAGGTGCTAGATCCCTAGAGTCTTACTTTCAATAgcttcatttagttttaaagtgaCTTAAAAGTCATTCaagtttactgtttttttttctgctcaggTCTTCTCCAGCTGCCCGGGGACATGCTCATGCCCGCAAGAGCCCCCAAATGCATGCCTGGAGTCAGTCTGGTCTCAGACGGCTGCGGCTGCTGCAAAGTGTGTGCCAGACAGCTGAACGAAGACTGCAGCAAGACAGAGCCGTGCGACCACACCAAAGGGCTGGAGTGCAACTTCGGGGCCATCCATGGGGCCACCAGAGGCATCTGCCGAGGTATGTTTCTCATTACTTTGTAAAAGACACTGAATGGAAAGCATGTGTGGATTGGAAGGGGGAATTCTTTgaggaaggagaaaaaaaaagaaaaataagttgtTCTTGCATTGGAATGCTCCAAGCTCTGTGGACAGTTAATTAAAACAcaccttttgttttttcttacagCCAAGTCTGAGGGCAGACCATGCGAGTACAACAGCAGGATCTACCAGAATGGAGAGAGCTTTCAGCCCAACTGCAAGCACCAGTGCACTTGCATCGACGGGGCAGTGGGCTGCATTCCGCTTTGCCCGCAAGAGCTCTCCCTGCCCACTTTGGGCTGTGCCAACCCCAGGCTGGTCAAAGTGCCCGGCCAGTGCTGCGAGGAATGGGTCTGTGATGATGGGAAGACCAAGGATACCATCGACAAGCTGTTTGGCAATGATCCAACGATCGACGACACCGAGAGCGACCTCACCAAAACGAACGAGCTCATCTCCATCGTGAAGGCCGGACTCAAATCCTTGCCTGGTAAGATCAAAGATGCTTTGGCTTAGCATGCATGTGTCATTTGTATACGGACAGAGTTTTAAATAGCGCTTTGTTTGTTCACAGCATTCCGATCGCAGCCGGAATCCCGCCAGTTTGAGAAGTGCATCGTCCAGACCACACCCTGGTCCCAGTGCTCCAAGACCTGTGGCACGGGAATTTCCACAAGGATTACCAACAACAACAGAGAATGCAAGTTGGTTAAAGAGAGCAGGATCTGTGAAGTCCGTCCATGCAGTCAATCACCATACACCAGCCTCAAGGTATGCAACACCCCTGccaaaacaaatgtattgtgtcatgttatttgcatgcatttgacTTATCTTTAGCACATCTGACTTATCTTATGTACTCTCAacagaaaggaaagaaatgcAACCGGACCAAGAAGTCCACGCAGCCTGTGAAGTTCACCTACGCCGGATGCTCCAGCCTGAAGAAGTACCGCCCCAGGTACTGTGGCTCCTGTGTGGATGGCCGCTGCTGCAGCCCGCAGCAGACCCGCACCATCCGTGTCAAGTATCGCTGCGAGGACGGTGAGACCTTCAACAAGAACGTCATGATTATCGAGTCCTGCAAGTGCACCTACAACTGCGCCCACGGCAACGACGCCCCCTACCCCTTCTACAGACTCTTCAATGACATCCACAAGTTCAGAGACTGAGCGCCAGCCAGGGAATCCCGCTTCGACCCTTGATTGACCGGGAGCGCGTCAAGAGCGACGACCAATGGCAGCCCAACTACGCAATCGGGGGCCCGTCCGCCGGCCAATCAACTACCATCTCCTGTTGTAACTAGATTCCCACGGAATTACGGACTTACATTACGGGGACTTTGAAGTGCACTGTTTGCTGAGGCCGCGTCAGCGTTTCGAAAAAGGCTCGCTCCACAATGGAGCACTACGTTTTATAGCTTCGTTATGGAGCAACCTGTAAAGATGTAAAGATGCAGTTGTTAATATTACAATTCCTGATGTATATCTTGATGTCTAAATACAAAACATGACCCAAACTGTAGACTTGTAGGTGTGTATATTCCCAATTGTAGATATGCACACGCTGAACATACAACTGGTAGACTATGAACCTGGTCAAGGTTGAGTTTGTCCACATAACACTCCCTCCTAATGCGGGTGAACGCATCCTCATTGTTTGGCAGCTAGAGGAATCCAACTCCACAACATGATTAACAACAGACTTTAAAGgttgaatgaatgttttattattgttattattaatattatttatcgCAAATGTAGCGCTTTTATTTGAACAATGTCATActggaataaaatgtaaaaattatctATGATCTAATTTTATATGTTacaaataaaagatttatttatgaaCTAATCAGCTTGTGTTGCGTTTTTCAATGTTGACAACAGTGCCGAAAAGCACAGGTCATTCATGAGACAATCTTTCTACGTTAAGAATTAAGGGCTGGTTATATAACAGCAGTTCTGGAAGTTTCTCCCCCTCTCTCGCTTCTCTCTGTTGAATGGAATGCTATTGGGGAACCATAAGCCTTGACTCGCTTCCTACAATAAAATCTGAGCCGCTCGTTCATTTAGTTCCTtcaagaaaacaattaaaaagaccCAGCAATAGCAGAGAGCATGGAGCTGTGCCCAGAATCTTGAGCGCTTTTCCAAACTGAGCTCCAGTCGGTGTTTACAGGAGTTTTCAGAGCATTAAGCAAAGAACTAAAACATCAGGATTCACAGGGGCGGAATTACAGGCGAGGAGGCCTTTATGGGatgtaattgtttaatttgttaGACAACTTTTCAACGAACGATTGGTTTACTTGTAGCACATGCAAGACACTCCACATGTGTTTAATGAATATCGATCTTATCTACAATCTGAGACCTTTAGCTCTGCAATTGCGCATTATGAAGGCCAGATCTGCAGGGCATCTGTCCATCTTCCCTGTCTCTGACCCCTCCTTCAGCTGGAATGATATATCTCCAGAGAGGTTTGATCCAGGTGAAGGAAATCCAGCTGAGGAATGCAGACACGCTGATGGTCGGCAGATGTTGGAAAATATTTGGAAGCAGCTTGTTCGGTTTGGGCCATCCTGCTAAAAATATGCCACTTCTGAAAGAACAGAGATCCTGCCCTAGAGCAAGTTCATCTTTATGACATCCCAACGGATGATGGGAACACAAATGGATGG contains the following coding sequences:
- the ccn1 gene encoding LOW QUALITY PROTEIN: CCN family member 1 (The sequence of the model RefSeq protein was modified relative to this genomic sequence to represent the inferred CDS: inserted 1 base in 1 codon), which produces MFACAVFLVLIAHFNVVFSSCPGTCSCPQXAPKCMPGVSLVSDGCGCCKVCARQLNEDCSKTEPCDHTKGLECNFGAIHGATRGICRAKSEGRPCEYNSRIYQNGESFQPNCKHQCTCIDGAVGCIPLCPQELSLPTLGCANPRLVKVPGQCCEEWVCDDGKTKDTIDKLFGNDPTIDDTESDLTKTNELISIVKAGLKSLPAFRSQPESRQFEKCIVQTTPWSQCSKTCGTGISTRITNNNRECKLVKESRICEVRPCSQSPYTSLKKGKKCNRTKKSTQPVKFTYAGCSSLKKYRPRYCGSCVDGRCCSPQQTRTIRVKYRCEDGETFNKNVMIIESCKCTYNCAHGNDAPYPFYRLFNDIHKFRD